In one Vulgatibacter incomptus genomic region, the following are encoded:
- the clpX gene encoding ATP-dependent Clp protease ATP-binding subunit ClpX, producing the protein MSRNREHHHGNLSCSFCGKSQREVRKLIAGPTVYICDECIRLCNDIIAEESERDEGRPQVALPTPAEIKGFLDEYVIGQDVAKKVLSVAVYNHYKRIHAKRSGKSRPGRPPDEVELQKSNILLIGPTGSGKTLLAQSLARFLNVPFTIADATSLTEAGYVGEDVENIIQNLLHNADYDVEKASRGIVYIDEIDKIARKGDGPSMTRDVGGEGVQQALLKIIEGTRANVTPRGGKKYNQQEYIQVDTSGILFIVGGAFTGLEHNIRHRIGVKGLGFGADVAKRAEEHSLGEVLSHTTPEDLVHFGLIPEFVGRLPILATLWDLSEDDLVTILTQPKNALTKQYQKLFELEKVKLSFTRESLRAIAREAMRRHAGARGLRSIMENAMLDIMYEVPYRDGVKECKITDGVILRGEAPILSFEREKKSA; encoded by the coding sequence GTGAGTCGGAACCGCGAGCATCACCACGGAAATCTCTCATGCTCGTTCTGCGGCAAGTCGCAGCGCGAGGTCCGGAAGCTGATCGCCGGGCCCACGGTCTACATCTGCGACGAGTGCATCCGCCTCTGCAACGACATCATCGCAGAGGAGAGCGAGAGGGACGAGGGCCGGCCTCAGGTCGCGCTGCCCACCCCCGCCGAGATCAAGGGCTTCCTCGACGAGTACGTGATCGGCCAGGACGTGGCGAAGAAGGTCCTGTCGGTGGCGGTGTACAACCACTACAAGCGGATCCACGCCAAGCGGAGCGGAAAGAGCCGCCCCGGTCGTCCGCCCGACGAGGTCGAGCTCCAGAAGAGCAACATCCTGCTCATCGGACCCACCGGCTCGGGCAAGACGCTTCTCGCGCAGTCGCTGGCACGTTTCCTCAACGTCCCGTTCACCATCGCCGACGCCACCAGCCTCACCGAGGCCGGCTACGTGGGCGAGGACGTCGAGAACATCATCCAGAACCTCCTCCACAACGCCGACTACGACGTGGAGAAGGCCTCGCGCGGCATCGTCTACATCGACGAGATCGACAAGATCGCGCGCAAGGGCGACGGGCCTTCCATGACCCGCGACGTGGGCGGCGAGGGCGTGCAGCAGGCGCTGCTCAAGATCATCGAGGGCACCCGCGCCAACGTCACGCCCCGCGGCGGGAAGAAGTACAACCAGCAGGAGTACATCCAGGTCGACACCTCGGGCATCCTCTTCATCGTCGGCGGTGCGTTCACCGGGCTCGAGCACAACATCCGGCACCGCATCGGCGTGAAGGGCCTGGGCTTCGGCGCAGACGTCGCCAAGCGAGCCGAGGAGCACTCCCTGGGCGAGGTGCTCAGCCACACCACGCCCGAGGACCTGGTGCACTTCGGCCTGATCCCCGAGTTCGTCGGCCGTCTGCCGATCCTGGCCACGCTCTGGGATCTCTCGGAGGACGACCTCGTCACCATCCTCACCCAGCCGAAGAACGCCCTGACGAAGCAGTACCAGAAGCTCTTCGAGCTCGAGAAGGTGAAGCTCTCTTTCACCCGGGAGTCGCTGCGGGCGATCGCGCGGGAGGCCATGCGGCGGCATGCCGGCGCCCGCGGCCTGCGGAGCATCATGGAGAACGCGATGCTCGACATCATGTACGAGGTCCCGTACCGGGACGGCGTCAAGGAGTGCAAGATCACCGACGGCGTGATCCTGCGCGGCGAGGCGCCCATCCTCTCCTTCGAGCGGGAGAAGAAGTCCGCCTGA